A genomic window from Chlorobium phaeobacteroides DSM 266 includes:
- a CDS encoding DUF433 domain-containing protein, translating into MNEWQKRITINPDQCGGRPCIRGLRIRVIDILDLLAAGLNQDEILEELPDLEKEDILAALKYASKKLDHPVIAA; encoded by the coding sequence ATGAACGAGTGGCAAAAGCGGATTACCATCAACCCTGATCAGTGCGGCGGGCGTCCATGCATCCGTGGACTGCGAATCAGGGTAATCGACATCCTTGACCTCCTTGCCGCAGGCCTGAATCAGGATGAAATACTCGAGGAATTACCCGATCTTGAAAAAGAGGATATTCTGGCAGCATTGAAATACGCCAGCAAAAAACTCGACCATCCGGTGATTGCGGCATGA
- a CDS encoding DUF4276 family protein: MVKAIIYLEGGGESKELHTRCREGFHKLLEKNGFKGKMPRLVASGSRFSAFSDFKAAHQSKMHTFVALWIDSEDPVADIEKTWAHLEKRDGWEQPDNSCNEQVLLMTTCMETLIATDREALKTCCSCKDKLHESALPPLHNMESRSRKEIFDTLKRATRDCQALYEKGEKSFELLGMLNTEILRQHLPSVARSWRILDKKL; this comes from the coding sequence GTGGTAAAAGCAATTATTTATCTGGAAGGCGGAGGAGAATCGAAAGAGCTGCACACCCGGTGCAGGGAAGGATTTCATAAACTGCTTGAGAAAAACGGGTTCAAAGGAAAAATGCCTCGACTGGTAGCCTCTGGCAGCAGATTTTCTGCGTTCAGTGACTTCAAGGCTGCGCATCAAAGCAAGATGCATACGTTCGTAGCACTCTGGATAGACAGTGAAGACCCTGTTGCTGATATCGAAAAAACATGGGCGCATCTTGAAAAACGTGATGGATGGGAACAACCCGATAACAGTTGTAACGAGCAGGTTCTTTTGATGACAACCTGCATGGAGACGCTGATTGCCACCGACCGGGAAGCACTGAAAACCTGCTGTAGTTGTAAGGATAAGCTTCATGAATCAGCTTTACCCCCGCTGCATAACATGGAAAGCCGAAGCCGTAAAGAAATTTTTGATACGCTTAAGCGAGCTACCCGCGACTGCCAGGCTCTGTATGAAAAAGGGGAAAAATCCTTCGAATTGCTCGGCATGCTTAATACAGAAATCTTACGGCAACACCTCCCGAGTGTTGCAAGAAGTTGGCGAATTCTCGATAAAAAGCTCTAA
- a CDS encoding BrnA antitoxin family protein: protein MKKQKKTVPEFRSEQDEREFWATHDSSEYIDWEKAGTAIFPDLKPTMKTISLRLPEQMLNRIKVLANERDVPYQSLLKMFLKERIDREYEPKRNKPRSSRKANA from the coding sequence ATGAAAAAGCAGAAAAAAACAGTTCCTGAATTCAGGAGTGAACAGGATGAACGGGAATTCTGGGCCACGCATGACTCGTCGGAATACATCGATTGGGAAAAAGCGGGAACCGCAATCTTCCCCGACCTGAAACCGACCATGAAAACCATTTCGCTCCGGCTTCCCGAGCAGATGCTCAACCGCATCAAGGTGCTTGCCAACGAAAGGGATGTGCCCTATCAGTCACTTTTGAAAATGTTCCTCAAGGAACGAATCGACCGGGAATACGAGCCGAAACGCAACAAGCCGCGATCATCACGGAAAGCGAACGCATGA
- a CDS encoding BrnT family toxin, protein MTGFQWDEGNLSKHPGKHGVANSESEDIFFNEPLIVADNMEHSGIERRWFALGKTNAAKRLFIVFTLRKDKIRIISSREL, encoded by the coding sequence ATCACCGGGTTCCAATGGGATGAAGGCAATCTTTCAAAACATCCCGGAAAACATGGAGTAGCGAACTCCGAGTCGGAAGATATCTTCTTCAACGAGCCATTGATCGTAGCCGATAATATGGAGCACTCCGGAATTGAAAGAAGATGGTTTGCTCTTGGCAAAACAAATGCAGCAAAAAGACTCTTTATCGTCTTCACGCTCAGAAAAGACAAGATCAGAATAATTTCATCGCGGGAATTATGA
- a CDS encoding type II toxin-antitoxin system HicA family toxin, whose protein sequence is MQKRYKKILDQIFQNPVRSDVQWADIENLLYALGAELSEGKGSRVRIALNEVRAVFHRPHPQKETDKGALQSMRRFLQEAGVR, encoded by the coding sequence ATGCAAAAGAGATACAAAAAGATTCTTGACCAGATTTTTCAAAATCCGGTTCGTTCCGACGTTCAATGGGCTGACATCGAGAATCTGTTGTATGCTCTTGGAGCCGAATTGTCTGAAGGGAAGGGCTCACGGGTTCGCATTGCCCTTAATGAAGTTCGTGCTGTTTTTCACAGACCCCATCCTCAAAAAGAAACAGACAAGGGGGCCTTACAATCCATGAGACGTTTTTTACAAGAAGCTGGAGTCCGATAA
- a CDS encoding type II toxin-antitoxin system Phd/YefM family antitoxin, producing the protein MKITSDIRPITWLKANAALLLEQINETRRPVIITQNGEPKAVLQDPKSYEDMRNALGILKLIAQGEEDVRKGDVHEHGEVFDELEKQLRKPV; encoded by the coding sequence ATGAAAATAACATCAGATATCAGGCCGATAACCTGGCTTAAGGCAAATGCGGCGTTACTGCTCGAGCAGATTAACGAAACACGCAGACCGGTAATAATTACTCAGAACGGTGAGCCTAAAGCGGTGCTTCAGGATCCGAAAAGTTATGAAGATATGCGCAATGCTCTCGGTATTCTGAAGCTGATTGCCCAGGGAGAGGAGGATGTGAGAAAAGGCGATGTGCATGAGCACGGCGAGGTGTTTGACGAACTGGAAAAGCAGTTGCGAAAGCCGGTATGA
- a CDS encoding virulence RhuM family protein: MSMRKKTGKEVSIVRSSAAEYLTFIAASGTGGVDAVYADENIWLTQKMMGVLYDVATHTINYHLKKVFSDSELQEDSVIRNFRITARDGKNYNTKHYSLAAVIAVGYKVNSERAVQFRKWATTIIKEFTIKGYAMDDERLKSGGSILTDQYFEEQLQRIREIRLSERKFYQKVTDIYATSIDYDVTAQATKRFFATVQNKLHWAIHAETAAEVIYNRADAEKQNMGLTTWKDAPGGKIQKFDVVVAKNYLTEHEIAQLSRLVSAYLDVAEDMALRKMPMTMQDWETRLNRFIAATDREILQDPGKVTAEIAKAHAESEFEKYRIVQDRLFESDFDRMVKEIESLQKPKGGGDE; this comes from the coding sequence ATGAGCATGAGAAAAAAAACAGGTAAGGAGGTCTCTATTGTTCGCTCCTCGGCGGCTGAATACCTGACCTTTATCGCTGCCAGCGGCACAGGGGGCGTCGATGCGGTTTATGCCGATGAAAATATCTGGCTTACCCAGAAGATGATGGGGGTGCTCTATGACGTGGCGACTCATACCATAAACTATCACCTGAAAAAAGTTTTTTCAGACAGCGAATTACAGGAGGACTCAGTTATTCGAAATTTTCGAATAACTGCCCGAGACGGAAAAAACTACAACACCAAACATTACAGTCTTGCTGCTGTCATTGCCGTCGGTTACAAGGTAAATTCCGAACGTGCAGTACAATTCCGCAAGTGGGCGACCACTATCATTAAGGAGTTCACCATCAAGGGCTATGCCATGGATGACGAACGACTGAAAAGCGGTGGCTCCATCCTTACCGACCAGTATTTTGAAGAGCAGTTGCAGCGTATTCGGGAGATTCGCTTGAGTGAACGCAAGTTCTACCAGAAGGTCACCGACATCTATGCAACCTCCATCGATTACGACGTGACAGCCCAGGCTACCAAGCGCTTTTTCGCTACCGTGCAGAATAAACTGCACTGGGCAATACATGCAGAGACCGCAGCGGAGGTTATCTATAACCGGGCCGATGCCGAAAAACAGAATATGGGGTTGACCACCTGGAAGGATGCTCCCGGAGGAAAGATCCAGAAGTTCGACGTTGTGGTCGCAAAGAACTACCTGACCGAACATGAAATAGCACAACTTTCACGGTTGGTTTCGGCATACCTGGATGTTGCAGAGGACATGGCGCTACGCAAGATGCCCATGACCATGCAGGACTGGGAAACCCGCCTCAATCGCTTCATCGCAGCGACTGATCGTGAAATTCTTCAGGATCCGGGCAAAGTGACTGCAGAAATTGCCAAAGCTCATGCCGAAAGTGAGTTTGAAAAGTACCGCATCGTTCAGGACAGGCTATTCGAAAGCGACTTCGACAGAATGGTCAAGGAGATCGAGTCTCTGCAGAAGCCGAAGGGAGGGGGTGATGAGTAG
- a CDS encoding antitoxin, translating into MMQKNDDSEVDILRSYEQDEWRSVEEFKKLKEEYEAYARNSSNKNKRINIRISESDLNRLKAKSLEEGIPYQTLVSSLIHRYVSGKNPS; encoded by the coding sequence ATGATGCAGAAGAACGATGACAGCGAAGTAGATATCCTGCGTTCCTATGAACAGGACGAATGGCGATCGGTCGAGGAGTTCAAAAAGCTCAAGGAGGAGTACGAGGCTTACGCTCGCAATAGCTCCAATAAAAACAAGCGGATCAACATCCGAATATCCGAAAGCGACCTGAACCGGCTGAAGGCAAAATCCCTGGAAGAAGGCATTCCTTACCAGACTCTCGTATCGAGTCTCATACACCGCTACGTTTCCGGAAAAAACCCATCCTGA
- a CDS encoding DUF4351 domain-containing protein codes for MENSNDHYDSPWKEAIEHYFSEFMAFYFPNAYAEIDWSKEHVFLDQELRAVVQDAELGTRFVDRLVRVTELCGNESWIYIHVEVQGTKQSEFAERMFVYNYRIFDRYKRPVASLAVLADEHKLWKPTSYGFSVLGCRHTLEFPIAKLTDYEDKLEELLASDNAFGWITAAHILTQKTRTEDQERYNAKLRLLRILYDRHWDKQRVINLFNVIDWLMQLPEWLNSKVWQELETIEEKEKVQYITSVERIGIAKGIAKGRVEGRVEGESRLLKRLLERRFGPLPEWASERLRGAKEEELEGWSEAVLTAPTLEAVFGKTDLS; via the coding sequence ATGGAAAATTCGAACGATCATTACGACAGCCCGTGGAAAGAGGCCATTGAGCATTACTTTTCGGAGTTTATGGCCTTTTATTTCCCTAATGCATATGCGGAAATTGACTGGTCGAAAGAACATGTTTTTCTGGATCAGGAGCTGCGGGCAGTGGTACAGGATGCCGAGTTGGGAACACGCTTTGTTGACAGGCTTGTCAGGGTGACCGAGCTTTGTGGCAATGAAAGCTGGATATACATCCACGTTGAAGTGCAGGGCACAAAGCAGTCCGAGTTTGCCGAACGGATGTTTGTGTACAACTACCGGATTTTCGACCGATACAAACGACCAGTAGCAAGTTTGGCGGTGCTGGCCGATGAACACAAGCTTTGGAAACCAACCTCTTATGGTTTTTCTGTGCTGGGATGCCGCCATACGCTGGAGTTCCCGATTGCCAAACTGACCGATTATGAAGACAAACTCGAAGAGCTGCTGGCATCGGACAACGCTTTTGGATGGATTACGGCGGCACACATCCTGACTCAAAAGACCAGAACAGAGGATCAGGAACGGTACAACGCAAAACTCCGTTTACTACGGATATTGTATGACCGGCATTGGGATAAACAACGGGTGATCAATTTATTCAATGTCATCGACTGGTTAATGCAACTGCCGGAATGGTTGAACAGCAAGGTCTGGCAAGAACTTGAAACAATTGAGGAGAAAGAAAAAGTGCAATACATCACAAGTGTAGAACGTATTGGCATTGCCAAGGGTATAGCAAAAGGCCGTGTTGAAGGCCGCGTCGAGGGCGAATCAAGGTTATTGAAAAGGCTGCTTGAGCGTCGCTTTGGCCCGTTGCCAGAGTGGGCATCAGAGCGATTAAGGGGCGCAAAAGAGGAGGAGTTGGAAGGATGGAGTGAAGCTGTTCTCACTGCCCCGACTCTGGAAGCTGTTTTCGGAAAAACTGACCTTTCATAA
- a CDS encoding type II toxin-antitoxin system RelE/ParE family toxin — MRNSYRVLWTGVAKRDLREIVEFIACDSPDNAMKILHHIRKKSEELGCCPERGRIVPELLDQGINFYRELLIQHWRLLYRISEDRVFILSIIDSRRNVEDILLHRFLGL; from the coding sequence ATGAGAAACAGTTATCGTGTTTTATGGACTGGAGTTGCAAAGCGGGATCTTCGTGAAATTGTGGAATTCATTGCTTGCGACAGTCCTGATAACGCCATGAAAATTCTGCATCATATCCGGAAGAAATCAGAAGAGCTTGGCTGTTGTCCTGAACGAGGTCGGATTGTTCCGGAGCTTCTCGATCAGGGGATCAATTTCTACCGGGAGTTGTTGATTCAGCATTGGCGTCTTCTATACCGGATTTCTGAGGATCGAGTTTTTATTCTTTCAATTATCGATAGCCGCAGAAACGTCGAGGATATTCTGCTTCATCGTTTTCTTGGTTTATGA
- a CDS encoding type II toxin-antitoxin system HicB family antitoxin: MLTYKGYTGHVAYDDESGIFHGEVLDTKDVITFQGTTVDGIETAFRESVDDYLEFCQERGEEPDKPFSGKLVLRMSPELHHKVFIKATKSGKSLNRWISDTLESA, from the coding sequence ATGTTGACCTATAAAGGATATACCGGTCATGTTGCATATGATGACGAATCCGGAATTTTTCACGGTGAAGTACTGGATACAAAAGATGTCATCACGTTCCAGGGTACAACCGTTGATGGGATAGAGACGGCATTCAGGGAGTCGGTTGATGACTATCTCGAGTTCTGTCAGGAAAGGGGAGAGGAGCCTGATAAGCCCTTTTCCGGAAAACTGGTGCTGAGAATGAGCCCGGAACTGCACCATAAAGTCTTTATCAAGGCTACAAAATCAGGTAAAAGCCTGAATCGATGGATTTCCGATACTCTTGAATCGGCATGA
- a CDS encoding AAA family ATPase, which produces MIQSIRLDNLLSFASGSPALELKNLNVLIGTNGSGKSNLIEALALVRTAPRTSSNDDFQRTISRGGTISEWIWKGDANRPATIELVLDNPYATQSNHKQPLRHSFTFKGEQQRVIFVDERIENKAPYPDQPFNQYFYYRCYKGNPLINSAIGGERKLGRDSVSSELSILAQRRDPEQYPEITWLADQYEQFSFYREWTFGRNTVFRNPQRGDLRNDRLEEDFSNLGLFLNRLKTHKPKAKSEILNGLKELYNGVDDFNVNIEGGTVQLFFTEGEFAIPATRLSDGTLRYLCLLALLCDPDPPKLLCIEEPELGLHPDILPKLADLLIEASQRTQIIVTTHSDILVDAMTETPESVVVCEKQDGKTNMTRLDKNALAVWLDHYRLGQLWTRGEIGGTRW; this is translated from the coding sequence ATGATTCAAAGCATCAGACTTGATAATCTCCTCTCATTCGCTTCGGGTAGCCCTGCGCTGGAATTAAAAAACCTCAATGTACTGATCGGTACGAATGGCTCCGGTAAATCAAATCTGATCGAGGCGCTTGCTCTTGTGAGAACCGCTCCCCGAACCTCATCGAACGATGATTTTCAAAGGACTATCAGCCGAGGCGGTACCATCAGCGAGTGGATCTGGAAAGGAGATGCGAATCGCCCTGCCACAATAGAACTCGTTCTTGACAACCCTTACGCTACACAATCAAATCATAAACAGCCTCTTCGTCACTCATTCACCTTCAAGGGGGAACAACAGAGAGTGATATTCGTTGACGAAAGAATAGAAAATAAAGCTCCCTATCCAGACCAGCCCTTTAACCAATACTTTTATTACCGCTGTTATAAAGGAAATCCGCTCATAAACTCGGCAATTGGAGGAGAAAGAAAACTTGGACGGGACAGTGTAAGCTCAGAGTTATCCATTCTTGCCCAACGCAGAGACCCGGAACAATACCCTGAAATAACCTGGTTGGCCGATCAATATGAACAGTTCAGCTTTTATCGCGAATGGACATTCGGAAGGAATACGGTGTTTCGCAATCCCCAAAGGGGTGATTTACGCAACGATCGCCTTGAAGAGGACTTTTCCAATTTAGGGCTCTTTCTGAACCGTCTCAAAACACATAAACCGAAAGCAAAAAGCGAAATCCTGAACGGATTAAAGGAACTCTATAACGGCGTTGATGACTTCAATGTCAATATTGAAGGTGGAACAGTGCAGCTTTTCTTTACTGAAGGAGAGTTCGCCATTCCGGCCACAAGGCTGTCGGACGGTACACTACGCTACTTGTGCCTGCTGGCCCTCTTGTGTGACCCTGATCCGCCAAAACTGCTCTGTATCGAGGAGCCTGAACTGGGGCTGCACCCCGATATACTGCCGAAACTTGCCGACTTACTGATCGAAGCTTCGCAAAGAACACAGATTATTGTTACAACCCACTCGGATATCCTGGTTGATGCCATGACCGAAACGCCTGAAAGCGTCGTCGTTTGTGAGAAACAAGATGGGAAAACAAACATGACCCGCCTTGATAAGAATGCATTGGCCGTATGGCTTGATCATTATCGTTTAGGCCAGCTATGGACACGAGGAGAGATAGGAGGAACCCGGTGGTAA